In Capricornis sumatraensis isolate serow.1 chromosome 16, serow.2, whole genome shotgun sequence, a genomic segment contains:
- the LOC138092852 gene encoding olfactory receptor 51I2-like has translation MGAILYNSSELPTFTLTGLPELGTSQHWMFLLLGTLYTVSIVGNALILFIVKEEQSLHQPMYYFLSLLSVNDLGVSFSTLPTVLATFCFHLRKISFDSCMAQMFFIHFFSFMESGVLLVMSFDRYVAICNPLRYTTMLTDSRVVCMGLWVITRSFCMVFPLPFLLKRLSFCKANILSHAYCLHPDLIHLPCGDITINNIFGLFIVMSTFGLDSALILFSYVLILHSVLAIASREERLKTLNTCVSHLCAVLIFYVPMVGVSMTARYGRHAPRFVHTVMSLIYLFVPPMLNPVIYSIKTKEIRRRLGRMLVGTKF, from the coding sequence ATGGGAGCTATCCTCTACAACAGCTCAGAGTTGCCAACTTTCACCCTGACAGGGCTCCCAGAGCTGGGGACCTCCCAACACTGGATGTTCTTGCTCCTCGGGACCCTCTACACGGTCTCCATTGTGGGCAATGCCCTAATCCTTTTCATTGTCAAGGAGGAGCAGAGTTTGCATCAGCCTATGTACTACTTCCTATCCCTGCTCTCAGTTAATGATCTAGGTGTGTCTTTCTCCACACTGCCCACCGTGCTAGCCACATTTTGCTTCCACTTAAGGAAGATCAGCTTTGATTCATGCATGGCTCAAATGTTCTTTATCCACTTCTTCTCTTTCATGGAGTCTGGGGTCCTGCTGGTTATGAGTtttgaccgctatgtggccatctgtaacCCTCTGCGCTACACCACCATGCTCACAGATTCCCGTGTTGTATGCATGGGCTTGTGGGTAATCACCCGCAGTTTTTGCATGGTTTTCCCACTGCCTTTCCTTCTGAAGAGGTTGTCCTTCTGCAAGGCCAATATACTGTCCCATGCCTACTGCCTTCATCCGGATCTCATCCACCTTCCCTGTGGTGACATCACCATCAACAATATTTTCGGTCTCTTCATTGTGATGTCCACCTTCGGCCTGGACTCTGCACTCATTCTCTTCTCGTATGTGCTCATTCTGCATTCTGTACTTGCCATTGCTTCTCGGGAGGAACGGTTAAAGACACTCAACACGTGTGTGTCAcatctgtgtgctgtgctcatcTTCTATGTTCCCATGGTTGGTGTGTCCATGACTGCCCGTTATGGGAGGCATGCTCCCCGATTTGTGCACACAGTCATGTCCCTCATTTATCTCTTTGTGCCTCCCATGCTCAACCCTGTCATCTATTCCATCAAAACCAAAGAGATTAGAAGGCGGCTTGGTCGAATGCTGGTGGGAACCAAGTTTTAA
- the LOC138092829 gene encoding olfactory receptor 51I2-like, with protein sequence MQEEGILDPGTWKMDWEVVLQYKSSSTSPPSMGAILYNSSELPTFTLTGLPELGTSQHWMFLLLGTLYTVSIVGNALILFIVKEEQSLHQPMYYFLSLLSVNDLGVSFSTLPTVLATFCFHLRKISFDSCMAQMFFIHFFSFMESGVLLVMSFDRYVAICNPLRYTTMLTDSRVVCMGLWAIIRSFCMIFPLPLLLKRLSFCKANILSHAYCLHPDLIHLPCGDITINNIFGLFIVMSTFGLDSELILFSYVLILHSVLAIASREERLKTLNTCVSHLCAVLIFYVPKIGVSMTARYGRHAPRFVHTVMSLIYLFVPPMLNPVIYSIKTKEIRRRLGRMLFRTKF encoded by the exons ATGCAGGAGGAGGGCATCCTTGATCCTGGGACCTGGAAGATGGATTGG GAGGTGGTCCTCCAGTACAAGTCCTCCAGTACAAGTCCTCCCAGCATGGGAGCTATCCTCTACAACAGCTCAGAGTTGCCAACTTTCACCCTGACAGGGCTCCCAGAGCTGGGGACCTCCCAACACTGGATGTTCTTGCTCCTCGGGACCCTCTACACGGTCTCCATTGTGGGCAATGCCCTAATCCTTTTCATTGTCAAGGAGGAGCAGAGTTTGCATCAGCCTATGTACTACTTCCTATCCCTGCTCTCAGTTAATGATCTAGGTGTGTCTTTCTCCACACTGCCCACCGTGCTAGCCACATTTTGCTTCCACTTAAGGAAGATCAGCTTTGATTCTTGCATGGCTCAAATGTTCTTTATCCACTTCTTCTCTTTCATGGAGTCTGGGGTCCTGCTGGTTATGAGTtttgaccgctatgtggccatctgtaacCCTCTGCGCTACACCACCATGCTCACAGATTCCCGTGTTGTATGCATGGGCTTGTGGGCCATCATCCGCAGCTTCTGTATGATTTTTCCACTGCCTCTCCTTCTGAAGAGGTTGTCCTTCTGCAAGGCCAATATACTGTCCCATGCCTACTGCCTTCATCCGGATCTCATCCACCTTCCCTGTGGTGACATCACCATCAACAATATTTTCGGTCTCTTCATTGTGATGTCCACCTTCGGCCTGGACTCTGAACTCATTCTCTTCTCGTATGTGCTCATCCTGCATTCTGTACTTGCCATTGCTTCTCGGGAGGAACGGTTAAAGACACTCAACACGTGTGTGTCAcatctgtgtgctgtgctcatcTTCTACGTGCCCAAGATTGGTGTGTCCATGACTGCCCGTTATGGGAGGCATGCCCCCCGATTTGTGCACACAGTCATGTCCCTCATTTATCTCTTTGTGCCTCCCATGCTGAACCCTGTCATCTATTCAATTAAAACCAAAGAGATTAGAAGGCGGCTTGGTCGAATGCTATTCAGAACCAAGTTTTAA